One Schistocerca piceifrons isolate TAMUIC-IGC-003096 chromosome 11, iqSchPice1.1, whole genome shotgun sequence genomic window carries:
- the LOC124720436 gene encoding uncharacterized protein LOC124720436: protein MRKQWSREEIMELIQLYEANECLWNIKCSGYRDRTKKHKVLEEIGLKFSCSQEEVQRKLHNLRNQVSQELKKIKQRRTGSGAGDNCKSNWPYFDALKFVIPGLAACVSKQSNLVETSSQPVILWKVESTGASEQTTEVVTERQDIVEEPTREKSSRKRKHEESDDLVARAALKVLTKGVPDEYEIFGEYVASELRTLRSDSVRRKLKNEIRKAIIRAADADEESYTSTSTS, encoded by the exons ATGCGGAAACAATGGTCACGTGAAGAAATTATGGAACTAATACAACTTTACGAAGCAAACGAATGCTTGTGGAACATAAAGTGTTCCGGTTATAGAGATAGGACGAAGAAACATAAAGTTTTGGAAGAAataggactgaagttttcgtgttcgcAAGAAGAAGTTCAGAGGAAACTTCACAATTTAAGAAATCAG GTATCACAAGAGCTGAAGAAAATTAAGCAGAGAAGAACCGGAAGCGGGGCAGGTGACAATTGCAAAAGCAATTGGCCTTATTTCGATGCGCTGAAGTTTGTAATTCCAGGTTTGGCTGCCTGTGTTTCCAAACAAAGCAATTTG GTGGAGACAAGTTCACAGCCTGTAATATTATGGAAAGTCGAAAGCACTGGCGCTTCGGAACAGACTACCGAGGTCGTAACAGAGAGGCAGGACATTGTTGAAGAGCCGACCCGGGAGAAAAGTTCAAGAAAAAGGAAACATGAAGAAAGCGACGACCTGGTGGCAAGAGCTGCACTCAAGGTGTTAACGAAAGGGGTACCTGACGAATATGAGATTTTTGGAGAGTATGTAGCCTCTGAATTACGCACACTGCGCTCTGATAGTGTCAGAAGAAAGCTGAAAAATGAAATTAGGAAAGCTATAATCCGTGCAGCTGACGCCGATGAAGAGTCCTACACGAGCACTAGCACTTCCTGA